The nucleotide window ttttacaacacgATTTCACAAATACACTTCactaaaatcacaaaaaaataaatcacacatgattttttagaatttgcTTCGctgataatcaaaaaataatgaaatactcCATCATTgacatattaaaaatttaccataaatcatattttaaaagcatttcatGTCTGCTGTAGACTAAACACCCTATCTTGACAAGACATCAATATGTTCACGTAGCGAAACATTTCTTGTCCGCACATGAATTTGTTTCGTGAGGATAACTCTTTTCGATGTTATGTTCTTGTTCGAACATCGTTCTCAGAACAATTGTTTGCTGTTTGACATGAAATgtaattttcacacaaaaaagaaataaccattttaaaaaattatgaaaaactacGAAACAATATGAAGCGAAGACTATACCCgataatttttgtcataacaaACATTTATCAGATATAGACATATGTTCTGGAATATTATACAATTAAACTCTTCACGGTATTGCCACatataaaattcacaaaatgtTGACACaggcaaattttaaaaatttaatatttcactATTGTGAATTGTTGTTCTAAGTATGATCTATAAAGTTGCCATATTATTAATAGATGAAATATAAATTGCGACCATTTTTGTTATCTCGAGTATACATTAGTGAATGGTATGAAGAGCTTATAAGCGATTTTCGatcaaccattttcattttgattttaagAGTTGATTAGATTAATCAATCCcaataatttattgtttaataatcgACTCTGAAATTCGGTTTTTGACTATGTATAACCGTAATTGGTTACTAGTATTATACAATGTAAGCATAGCTAGACTATTCTGGGGTGTTGCCttccaaatagtaaaaataaacaatttttttttataaaaaaaaatatttttttattaaaacaaaactaaaatatcacaaaaattcagtttgctaacataactacttcattttgaatatttaaaactgctaatttattttataaaatatttttatatatttaacttccaataatcaactgaaggaatagaatccggcaaatccagatttagcttttacctaatgttgattctatataaaaatcttcaagaacacttttaattacagcgtaatttttaattacttacTTACAATTTTCATATCTACACCTCCATCTAGTTATGCAAAggctgtttattttatactgtttaatttgaagagcttggcttaggctttttaaatcattattattttctggTTTCGAAAAGTGAATGCATAAAGCCTCAATGCTAATAATGTTTGCGCTGATGATAAGTATGTGTGAACACGAATCCACAATTACTAAGTTTAGTCTGTCGGATAAACAATGAACCAAAATGGCTTGCTttattttagcttgtaaaaaccaaacattacatgtgctccgttgtacgattggcattgggatattttttaaaattgttggttCCAAAAACCCCATGATTAATGTTCTAGGGCACAGGAATCTCATAACGaaacaatctacaaatccaaaaaaatctttctgcgactttccaaatttttatctggGGTGGGCATGCGAGTCTGGGGTGGTTTTGCACCCCTCTATCAACACCAATGTGTACTATAAGTATATGCTCAAAATTTGATTCTTTAACGTGTTTTATTATTGAAGCCAATAAggtttatgtacatatatattgaatccttatagataatgaattttattatacaatattCCGATTTGACCTTTGTATTTGTAGCAGTCCATATTAAAGAACATGTTTTTCTTGTACACTGTTCAGATTATAGCTAACACAAATAATTCTCCTACAAAATTAAGAAACGAGACAAAAGGTTTTAATAACATGATTTTCAAAGCCAATGATATGAAATGTGTGCTTGCATCTCAAAAACTAGTTAATCTTTAACGTATTTTTTGCAATAAGGTGGCCCTCTTCATAACGGTtctattgattttgttttggtAAAGCTGCCACACTTTCCTCCACCCCAACGTATAACAACCCTGTATTCAATGACATttcaaatgaaaacaatttgtatttcatttcgAAAAGGAACGCACGTGTTATTGAAAATTGtagattaaaagaaatataaatttaatttaatactttACCATAAtgataaataccaaaaaacgtGCCGCTGATAAAAACAGCAATACCGAAGAACCATTGAAGAAGAAAACACCCAAGTTTGAAAAGAAGACTGGTGAAAACGATAACAAAACACAGAAATTTGGTAAACCCACCAAAGTTGGAGGATTTAAAAATGGTGATGGCAAATTCCAAGGAAAAGATAGCAAATTCAAGGGTAAAGGTGATAGTAAATTTGCAGGAAAACCCGGTAGTAGGCCAGGAAATAAATTTGCTGGTAAACCAAAATTTGGTGATAAAAACCCTGCTGAAGGCGGCGATAAACTAGGCGAGCCAGAGAAAACTGATTGGCGTAAATTTAAACAagacaaaaaagatttaaaagtgAAACGTAAACAGTCAAAGAACACCTATGATATATCTATAGAAGCCAAACAGATCTATGAAAAGTTAAATTGCCGTAAAACCGAAAAGAAAACTGAATTAGTGGAGCAATTGTACAATTTGTTCAAAACCGGAGATACCATTAAAAAAGTGGTAATGGCTCACGATACCGCCCGTATCATACAATGCATGCTTAAGTTTGCTTCACCCCCACTGAGAGAACAGCTTTCGGAACTTTTAGCACCATTCGTTGTCGAAATGTCCATTTCAAAATATGCACACTTTTGTGTTTTGCGTATGCTTAATTATGGCTCTCCAGCAACAAAATCCAAACTTGTTGATGCTTTTATTGGAAATATTGTCAAGTTGGCTTCTCACAATATTTCCAGCAAAATTCTTGATGATGTTTATCTTACGGTAGCCAATCCTAAGCAAAAAGCCTATATGCGTCAAGAATTTTACggtgatttatataaaaaatccaaggatgaaaatgttaaatgtttGGCCGATTGTTATAAGGAAACAACAAATATGAAAGCATCCATCTTAAGTTCGGTCAAAGCTAATTTGGAACATATTGCCAATAAACAGTTGGTGGATAATTCTTTGGTGCATGCTGTAATGTTGGAATATGTTAAGGAAATGGAAGAGGATAAAGTGGACGAGACTGTGACAATGCTCGCTTCGCATATACCTTTGATGTTGACAACCAAGGATGGTTGTCAGGCGGCCATAATAAGTTTCCATAAATCAACACCTAAAAATAGAAGAGTAAGTAGAGATTTTACGCTAAAGAAAGGCtttctatttgaaaaattttgattaaaaggAAATAACGCAATAATTACAAAGAatcctaataaaatttaaaattctataatcATTACAGGCTATAATCAAGAACATTAAAGAACATTTGATCAAAATATGCACCCATGAACATGGTCATATATTTGCCATAGCCGTTATTAATGCTTTGGACGATACAAAGGCTACCAAAAAGGCAATATTTGATACAATACACCCCGAACTACAAAACCTTATGTCCAACCAATATGGTCGTCGTGTAATTGAATGGCTTGTGTCGCCCGGCGATACCAATTGTTTCCATCCCACATTTATAGCTACCATAGAAGAGGGCCTTCAGTATGGTAAAAAGGATAAAGATATACGTCGTAAAGAAATTTTCGAGCAAATTGAAGAACCTATAGCCGCAGCTATAGCAGAAAATCCAGAATTTTGGCTATCGGATAAACATATTGGTTTGGTCACGGCGGATATCTTAAAGAAATGTaattacatagttttttttaaaaaaaacaattttcataataattttataaaatatttgtatttaaatagtaacctcaacaaattttgtaaatgctGCTGCGGCTTTGGCTAAAATTGTGGCAAAATCTGATTGGTCTGTTAGCGTTGAAGAGGATTCCAAGGATAAAAAATCTAAGAAACCACAAGatgttgaaaaaattatagCTGAAGCCACCAAGTTGAAAACAAAACAGCGTAAACAGGCTCAGAAAATTATCCTAAGCGAGGATAATGAAGATGGCGAAGAAGATAAGGATGAGGATTCAGAAACAGAAGTAAAAAAAGAGGTATAGCAAAtcatttgtcattccgtttgtaatttccacattttttgaTTGGGACTCCATAAAGTCTATACGAAATCTATATAGCCgtcgtttgtctgtctgttgaaatcaactttccgatgtcccaaaataacttacatacatgattgatacatcaatctATCCGCTATTGTCCAACTtatatttgcaatttaaaatcggctaacaaatggttgagatataagcaaaagacgatgactacctcgattttttttaacaaattttaatttcaaacattttttctaatatttatcttGAAGTGATGAAAGTATATATGATTTTGCActtttacttaataaatttaataatgttcTTTCTTTTTAGGTCGCCACTGTTACCATTTTAGGCATTGAAGAGGCTGGTCTTCATATTGtattaaagaaaatcattaaaaatgacAAAGAGCGTCTAGCCCAAGACAGCAGTAGTGAAACCTTTGGTAATCTTTTAATACAGGAACTCAACGAAGACACTCTTAAATCATGGTTGAGCATAAATCGTGCCTGCTTTGTCCTACTGAATATTGTAGAAAATAATACAGATGATCTGCAGAAACAAGTGAAAAAACTGCTTAAACCTCACAGCGCTCTTTTGAAAAAGCAAAAG belongs to Calliphora vicina chromosome 4, idCalVici1.1, whole genome shotgun sequence and includes:
- the peng gene encoding protein penguin, producing MINTKKRAADKNSNTEEPLKKKTPKFEKKTGENDNKTQKFGKPTKVGGFKNGDGKFQGKDSKFKGKGDSKFAGKPGSRPGNKFAGKPKFGDKNPAEGGDKLGEPEKTDWRKFKQDKKDLKVKRKQSKNTYDISIEAKQIYEKLNCRKTEKKTELVEQLYNLFKTGDTIKKVVMAHDTARIIQCMLKFASPPLREQLSELLAPFVVEMSISKYAHFCVLRMLNYGSPATKSKLVDAFIGNIVKLASHNISSKILDDVYLTVANPKQKAYMRQEFYGDLYKKSKDENVKCLADCYKETTNMKASILSSVKANLEHIANKQLVDNSLVHAVMLEYVKEMEEDKVDETVTMLASHIPLMLTTKDGCQAAIISFHKSTPKNRRAIIKNIKEHLIKICTHEHGHIFAIAVINALDDTKATKKAIFDTIHPELQNLMSNQYGRRVIEWLVSPGDTNCFHPTFIATIEEGLQYGKKDKDIRRKEIFEQIEEPIAAAIAENPEFWLSDKHIGLVTADILKKLTSTNFVNAAAALAKIVAKSDWSVSVEEDSKDKKSKKPQDVEKIIAEATKLKTKQRKQAQKIILSEDNEDGEEDKDEDSETEVKKEVATVTILGIEEAGLHIVLKKIIKNDKERLAQDSSSETFGNLLIQELNEDTLKSWLSINRACFVLLNIVENNTDDLQKQVKKLLKPHSALLKKQKFNGAQLLQKKLV